From the Psychrobacillus sp. FSL K6-4046 genome, one window contains:
- a CDS encoding dipeptide ABC transporter ATP-binding protein, with product MTEPLLKVDGLKKYFPIRSGLLSKKVGYVKAVDDISFFVNEGETLGIVGESGCGKSTTGRMLMRLLEPTEGKVTFEGKELTSISDSAMRKVRRDIQMVFQDPYASLNPRHTVEKILMEPLIVHQIGDPKTRKQKVHDFLEIVGLSSYHAKRYPHQFSGGQRQRIGIARALMTNPKLIIADEPVSALDVSIQAQVLNLMQDLQKELKLTYIFIAHDLGVVRHISDRVGVMYLGRMVELAPSESLYAEPLHPYTKALLSAVPVPDPQFQREQIILEGDIPSPSNPPTGCTFHTRCPFKMDVCTTVKPKLEEVKNSHFVACHLYNEAVQH from the coding sequence ATGACAGAGCCGCTGTTAAAAGTTGATGGACTGAAAAAGTACTTTCCCATTCGTTCCGGTTTGTTGTCAAAAAAAGTCGGCTATGTTAAAGCAGTAGACGATATTTCTTTCTTTGTAAACGAGGGAGAAACTCTAGGGATAGTTGGAGAATCTGGCTGTGGTAAATCTACTACAGGAAGAATGCTTATGAGATTACTAGAACCTACAGAAGGTAAAGTGACCTTTGAAGGAAAAGAATTAACGTCAATCTCTGACTCTGCTATGCGTAAGGTTAGAAGAGATATCCAAATGGTGTTTCAGGATCCTTATGCATCATTAAATCCTCGGCACACGGTTGAGAAAATTTTGATGGAGCCACTGATTGTTCATCAAATTGGAGATCCAAAAACTCGCAAACAAAAGGTTCATGACTTTTTAGAGATTGTAGGATTGAGCAGCTATCATGCAAAACGATATCCTCACCAGTTCAGCGGAGGGCAAAGGCAGCGTATTGGTATTGCGAGAGCTCTTATGACTAATCCAAAGCTGATTATAGCAGACGAGCCAGTTTCAGCACTTGATGTATCTATTCAAGCTCAAGTTTTAAATCTGATGCAGGACTTGCAAAAAGAATTGAAACTAACCTATATATTTATCGCTCATGACCTGGGGGTAGTACGCCACATCAGCGACCGGGTTGGAGTTATGTACTTAGGGAGAATGGTTGAGCTTGCACCTAGTGAAAGTTTATATGCGGAGCCGCTCCATCCTTATACAAAAGCACTTCTTTCTGCTGTGCCAGTACCAGATCCACAATTTCAAAGGGAGCAAATTATATTAGAGGGAGATATCCCAAGCCCTTCTAACCCGCCTACAGGTTGTACATTCCATACACGTTGTCCTTTTAAAATGGATGTATGTACAACCGTTAAACCGAAGCTTGAGGAAGTAAAGAACAGTCATTTTGTTGCCTGCCATCTATATAACGAGGCAGTACAGCATTGA
- a CDS encoding nucleotidyltransferase-like protein produces MEALLRPIYQERASDSNTLGIILIEKIEEVSPITDTFDSILFIITKDSSNPVFTKHYTYSDKKAALHIITEKQIRKWFIVGANPKLVDWMINGRVVFDRNEYVENLKRELQEFPINGRNVRMGIEFAKLSRSYMQAKVFFEQLNYLDAYTHIVNSLHHLARLAIIEKGMHPEVMVWKQVKQLDPSIYKLYDELVSSRETLEKRLELLFLASDFLIHSRTKDGARHIVEVLSTKEYWTIQEIHEQEELKNYSVDLEVFIEFLVDKGLIIVEKQPTKSSHIEHRYYKVKG; encoded by the coding sequence TTGGAAGCATTGTTAAGACCTATTTATCAAGAAAGAGCAAGTGATTCAAATACTTTAGGCATCATATTGATAGAAAAAATAGAAGAGGTCAGTCCAATTACGGATACCTTTGACTCTATACTATTTATAATAACAAAAGATTCCTCTAATCCTGTTTTTACAAAGCATTATACGTATAGCGACAAAAAAGCTGCCCTGCATATAATTACAGAAAAACAAATACGAAAATGGTTTATAGTTGGAGCCAACCCTAAGCTAGTAGATTGGATGATCAACGGCCGAGTTGTTTTTGATAGAAATGAATATGTAGAAAACCTAAAAAGGGAACTACAAGAGTTTCCGATAAATGGTCGGAACGTAAGGATGGGAATTGAATTTGCTAAGTTAAGTAGAAGTTATATGCAAGCAAAGGTGTTCTTTGAGCAACTAAATTATCTAGATGCTTATACTCATATTGTAAACTCACTTCATCATTTAGCGAGATTAGCTATTATTGAAAAGGGAATGCACCCAGAGGTTATGGTGTGGAAGCAAGTAAAGCAATTAGATCCTTCTATATATAAATTGTACGATGAGCTAGTATCAAGTCGAGAAACATTAGAGAAGAGATTAGAACTATTATTTTTAGCTAGCGATTTTCTAATTCATTCTAGAACAAAGGATGGGGCACGTCATATAGTAGAAGTACTTTCTACTAAAGAGTATTGGACCATTCAAGAGATTCATGAACAAGAGGAATTGAAAAACTATTCTGTAGACCTAGAAGTATTTATAGAATTCTTAGTGGACAAAGGGTTAATTATAGTCGAAAAACAACCGACGAAAAGTAGCCATATCGAGCATAGATACTACAAAGTTAAAGGGTGA
- a CDS encoding YgzB family protein, whose product MKPYKNKINRIRSFALGLIFFGFIIMYGAIFFRENPILVTIFMTLGLLSIIGSTVVYGWIGLLSTRAVQVVCPNCGKHTKVLGRVDMCMYCKEPLTLDPTLEGEEFDVSYNRKK is encoded by the coding sequence ATGAAACCCTATAAAAACAAAATAAATCGAATCCGTTCCTTTGCGCTTGGCTTAATTTTCTTTGGCTTTATCATTATGTACGGCGCTATATTTTTCAGAGAAAACCCAATCCTAGTAACTATTTTCATGACACTTGGGTTACTTTCTATTATAGGAAGTACAGTTGTTTATGGCTGGATAGGTTTACTATCTACTAGAGCCGTTCAAGTAGTCTGCCCCAATTGCGGAAAACATACGAAAGTTTTAGGTAGAGTAGATATGTGTATGTATTGTAAAGAACCACTTACATTAGATCCTACTCTTGAAGGCGAAGAATTTGATGTTAGCTACAATAGAAAGAAATAA
- a CDS encoding ABC transporter substrate-binding protein has product MRKKKLLSFMFLMILAAFTIVACSSDESDGDKKGESSSSENKTLVFGRGGDSVSLDPATVTDGESFKVTQNLFETLLNFGEEDTTIQPGLAKEWEPSDDGLTYTFTLEEGIKFHDGTDFNAEAVVKNFERWANGSEEKFYYYGSMFGGYAGDEGHVIESVTADGDYKVVFKLKRPQAPFLKNIAMSPFGIASPTAFEKDEKAFGDNPVGTGPFKFVEWKRNATITIEKYEDYWVDGMPKLDKVVFKAIPDNAGRLNELLSGTIDLADGVNPSDRSTVEGEAALQLYERPSMNVGYLGLTTTRPPFDNVKVRQAMNYAIDKQAIVDAFFEGGAEVAKNPIPSSISGFNDEIPGYEYDPEKAKELLAEAGFADGFEMELWAMPVPRPYMPDGAKVAEAIKNNLEKVGINAKIVSYEWATYLEKARLGEADAFLLGWTGDNGDADNFLYVLLDQDNIGSNNYTYYSSDPLHEILIQAQSEVDENKRIELYKQAQEIIFEDAPWVPLAHSTPLLAGKAELTGFTPHPTGSDKLGNVDFK; this is encoded by the coding sequence GTGAGAAAAAAGAAATTATTGTCATTTATGTTTTTAATGATACTTGCTGCATTTACAATCGTTGCTTGTTCAAGTGATGAATCTGATGGAGATAAAAAAGGAGAATCGTCATCATCAGAGAATAAAACATTAGTATTTGGTCGTGGAGGAGACTCCGTTTCTCTAGATCCAGCTACAGTTACAGATGGTGAATCTTTCAAGGTAACACAAAACCTTTTCGAGACACTATTAAACTTTGGCGAGGAAGATACTACAATTCAGCCAGGACTCGCTAAAGAGTGGGAACCGTCTGATGACGGATTAACGTATACATTTACTTTAGAAGAAGGAATTAAATTCCATGACGGAACAGACTTTAATGCTGAGGCAGTCGTGAAAAACTTTGAACGCTGGGCTAATGGATCAGAGGAAAAATTCTATTACTACGGTTCTATGTTCGGAGGTTATGCTGGTGACGAAGGCCATGTAATTGAATCTGTTACAGCTGACGGTGATTACAAAGTAGTGTTTAAGCTTAAGCGCCCTCAAGCACCTTTCTTAAAAAATATTGCTATGAGTCCATTTGGTATTGCAAGTCCAACTGCATTTGAAAAAGATGAAAAAGCATTTGGTGACAATCCAGTAGGAACTGGTCCATTCAAATTCGTAGAGTGGAAACGTAATGCAACTATTACAATCGAAAAATATGAAGATTATTGGGTAGATGGTATGCCTAAGCTTGATAAAGTCGTATTCAAAGCGATACCAGACAACGCAGGTCGCCTTAATGAGCTACTATCTGGAACTATCGACTTGGCTGATGGTGTGAACCCGTCCGATCGTTCGACAGTAGAAGGTGAGGCTGCTCTTCAATTGTATGAGCGTCCTTCTATGAATGTTGGTTACTTAGGCTTAACAACTACAAGACCTCCGTTTGACAATGTGAAAGTACGTCAAGCAATGAACTATGCAATCGATAAGCAAGCAATTGTAGATGCTTTCTTCGAAGGTGGAGCAGAGGTAGCTAAAAACCCAATTCCGTCATCTATTAGTGGATTCAATGATGAGATTCCTGGATATGAATATGATCCAGAAAAAGCAAAAGAACTTTTAGCAGAAGCAGGATTTGCAGATGGTTTTGAAATGGAGCTATGGGCAATGCCAGTTCCAAGACCATATATGCCAGATGGAGCTAAAGTTGCAGAAGCAATTAAAAATAATTTAGAAAAAGTAGGCATCAATGCTAAAATCGTTTCTTATGAGTGGGCTACTTATTTAGAAAAAGCTCGTTTAGGAGAAGCAGACGCTTTCTTACTTGGATGGACTGGTGATAATGGAGATGCAGATAACTTCCTTTATGTTTTACTAGACCAAGATAATATCGGAAGCAATAACTATACGTACTATAGTAGCGACCCATTACATGAGATTCTTATCCAAGCACAATCAGAAGTAGATGAAAACAAACGTATTGAATTATATAAACAAGCACAAGAAATAATATTTGAAGATGCACCATGGGTACCACTTGCTCACTCAACACCATTATTAGCTGGTAAAGCAGAATTGACTGGATTTACACCACATCCAACAGGTTCAGACAAACTAGGGAACGTTGACTTTAAGTAA
- a CDS encoding glutamate-1-semialdehyde 2,1-aminomutase, whose protein sequence is MKHTQSEQIQLQALEHIVGGVNSPSRSYKAVGGGAPVVMERAEGAYFYDVDGNKYIDYLAAYGPIITGHAHPHITEAITKAAQTGLLYGTPTKHEVVFAKMLKDAIPSMDKVRFVNSGTEAVMTTIRVARAYTGRTKVMKFAGCYHGHSDLVLVAAGSGPATLGTPDSAGVPQSIAKEVITIPFNDPQAYKDAMEKWGEELACILVEPIVGNFGMVEPNEGFLSLVHEIAKDKGALVIYDEVITAFRFHYGAASTLLGHTPDLTALGKIIGGGLPIGAYGGKKEVMEQVAPLGPAYQAGTMAGNPASMQVGIACLEVLQAPGLYEELDRLGALLEAGILDAAKENNITITINRIKGALSVYFTDVKVENYEQAEASDGEMFAKFFKLMLEQGINLAPSKYEAWFITTAHTEHDIVETIKAVNNAFAQLNNSMK, encoded by the coding sequence TTGAAACATACACAATCTGAACAAATTCAGTTACAAGCATTAGAACATATAGTTGGTGGGGTAAATAGTCCTTCACGTTCCTATAAAGCCGTTGGTGGCGGAGCACCCGTTGTCATGGAAAGAGCGGAAGGTGCATACTTCTATGATGTGGACGGCAATAAATATATCGATTACCTAGCAGCTTATGGCCCTATCATTACCGGGCATGCCCACCCGCACATAACTGAAGCTATTACAAAAGCAGCACAAACGGGTCTATTATATGGTACCCCTACAAAGCATGAAGTGGTTTTTGCTAAAATGCTGAAAGATGCAATCCCTTCAATGGATAAGGTTCGCTTCGTGAATTCAGGGACGGAAGCAGTGATGACTACTATACGTGTGGCTCGTGCATATACCGGAAGAACAAAGGTAATGAAATTTGCTGGCTGTTATCACGGGCACTCTGATTTAGTGTTAGTAGCTGCAGGTTCAGGTCCTGCTACTCTTGGAACTCCAGATTCTGCAGGGGTGCCACAATCTATCGCAAAAGAGGTTATCACGATTCCGTTCAATGATCCTCAAGCCTACAAGGATGCGATGGAAAAATGGGGAGAAGAACTAGCCTGTATATTAGTTGAACCGATCGTAGGAAACTTTGGAATGGTGGAGCCTAATGAAGGGTTTTTATCTTTAGTTCATGAAATCGCTAAAGATAAAGGAGCTCTTGTGATTTATGATGAGGTAATTACTGCGTTCCGATTCCACTATGGAGCGGCATCTACTTTGCTTGGTCACACACCAGACTTAACCGCATTAGGAAAAATTATTGGTGGAGGTCTTCCCATCGGTGCATATGGCGGCAAAAAAGAAGTTATGGAGCAGGTGGCACCACTTGGACCTGCCTATCAGGCTGGAACGATGGCAGGTAATCCGGCGTCCATGCAAGTAGGCATCGCTTGTTTAGAAGTACTTCAAGCTCCTGGTCTATACGAAGAACTAGATAGACTAGGTGCACTGTTAGAGGCAGGAATTTTGGATGCTGCTAAGGAAAATAATATTACGATTACAATCAATCGCATAAAAGGTGCACTTTCTGTTTATTTTACCGATGTTAAAGTAGAAAACTACGAGCAAGCAGAGGCTAGTGATGGTGAAATGTTCGCTAAATTCTTTAAGCTTATGCTTGAACAAGGCATTAACTTGGCTCCTTCTAAGTATGAAGCTTGGTTTATTACTACCGCTCATACAGAACATGATATAGTAGAGACAATTAAAGCGGTCAATAATGCTTTTGCCCAATTAAATAATTCAATGAAATAA
- the bcp gene encoding thioredoxin-dependent thiol peroxidase, with protein MEKLEGMVAPKFSLKNEKGEIISLDDFAGKQYVVLYFYPKDSTPGCTTEACEFRDANADFSDLNAVILGVSADDEKAHTKFIEKHGLPFSLLIDDTHEISEAYGVWKLKKNFGKEYMGIERTTFLIDPTGTVVKEWRKVKVKDHVEEVLHTLKSLIKDGE; from the coding sequence ATGGAAAAATTAGAAGGAATGGTTGCCCCCAAGTTTTCATTAAAAAATGAAAAGGGTGAAATTATATCGCTGGATGACTTTGCTGGAAAACAGTATGTTGTTCTGTACTTTTACCCTAAAGACTCTACACCTGGGTGTACGACAGAGGCTTGTGAATTCAGAGACGCAAATGCTGATTTTTCGGATTTAAATGCAGTTATTCTGGGAGTAAGTGCAGATGATGAGAAGGCGCACACTAAGTTTATAGAGAAGCATGGACTTCCGTTTTCATTATTAATAGATGATACTCATGAAATTTCTGAGGCTTACGGTGTTTGGAAATTGAAGAAAAACTTCGGAAAAGAATATATGGGTATCGAACGAACAACCTTTTTAATAGATCCAACCGGAACTGTTGTGAAGGAATGGAGAAAAGTTAAAGTAAAAGATCATGTAGAAGAAGTGTTACATACATTAAAATCCTTAATCAAAGATGGTGAATGA
- a CDS encoding ABC transporter permease, whose product MVPKAPDNLLATEKDISAGPWKEAWRGFRKNKVALIGTFIVLFFIVVALIGPFLVPQGIDEQSISDKRLLPPSSQYWFGTDDFGRDIFSRIVHGARISLWVGFFSVIGSVIVGSVLGIIAGYYGKWVDMIISRLFDILLAFPSILLAIAVVSVLGPSLQNALIAIAIINIPNFGRLIRSKVLSIKEEEYITSAKAIGMKDVRILFSHILPNSMAPVIVAGTLAIASAIIEAAALGFLGLGAQAPTPEWGKMLADARNHLRTAPWTMIFPGLAIMLTVLGFNLMGDGLRDALDPRMKN is encoded by the coding sequence ATGGTTCCAAAAGCACCGGATAATTTATTGGCTACCGAAAAGGACATATCAGCTGGTCCTTGGAAAGAAGCGTGGAGAGGTTTCCGTAAAAACAAAGTGGCGCTTATTGGCACTTTTATCGTATTGTTCTTTATAGTAGTAGCGTTAATAGGGCCTTTTCTGGTCCCGCAGGGCATTGATGAACAATCCATTTCAGATAAGCGACTCCTACCCCCGTCTAGCCAATATTGGTTTGGCACAGATGATTTTGGTAGAGATATTTTTTCACGAATTGTCCATGGGGCAAGAATTTCTTTATGGGTAGGCTTTTTCTCTGTAATTGGTTCTGTCATTGTAGGGAGTGTATTGGGAATTATAGCAGGCTATTATGGAAAATGGGTTGATATGATTATATCTCGCCTATTTGATATTCTTCTTGCTTTTCCAAGTATTCTATTAGCAATTGCAGTCGTGTCTGTGCTAGGTCCATCTCTGCAAAATGCTTTAATTGCAATAGCAATTATTAACATCCCTAACTTTGGGCGTTTGATAAGGTCGAAAGTGTTAAGTATAAAAGAAGAGGAATACATAACCTCCGCCAAGGCAATTGGTATGAAGGATGTTCGTATCCTTTTTTCGCACATCTTACCTAACTCTATGGCACCTGTAATCGTGGCGGGAACTCTGGCTATAGCTTCTGCAATTATAGAAGCAGCAGCACTAGGTTTTCTTGGCCTAGGGGCACAGGCTCCAACTCCAGAATGGGGTAAAATGCTGGCGGATGCTCGAAATCACCTAAGAACTGCTCCATGGACAATGATTTTCCCTGGGCTTGCAATCATGCTGACAGTTTTAGGCTTTAACCTGATGGGTGATGGGCTTCGAGATGCACTGGATCCAAGGATGAAAAACTAA
- a CDS encoding aromatic acid exporter family protein, protein MKLGARIFKTGVAIVFALFIAELLQLPNPVFAGIAAIFALQPSIYRSYLTVIEQIQSNLIGAAIAVLFALVFGNHIIAVGFAAIVAISIMLKFKLEKTVSLALVTVIAIMEIQSDEFLTFALIRFCTILVGVISAFVVNLVFIPPKFETKLFNSIHYTQDEIIRWIRIASRNAGDHQSTKQAITQLKDRLERIDQIYSFFKEERVYTKKATHSKGRKAVVYRELIEISHNSLEVLNRLHLHENELNDLPEHFRMMITERLDLLLTYHEQLHLKFIGKLKTDHTELHGPDAFIQRQEVMNIFVQQIAITQIDEEFSTYHLLHLVSSILKYEEQLEHVDRLITSYQNFHSNELTVQIEETY, encoded by the coding sequence ATGAAATTAGGAGCACGTATATTTAAGACTGGAGTGGCTATAGTATTTGCCTTATTTATAGCTGAATTACTTCAGCTTCCTAATCCTGTCTTTGCAGGAATAGCCGCTATTTTTGCACTTCAACCATCTATCTATAGATCTTACTTAACTGTAATTGAACAAATACAGTCTAATCTAATTGGAGCAGCCATCGCCGTCTTGTTTGCATTAGTATTTGGTAACCATATTATTGCCGTTGGATTCGCAGCAATTGTGGCTATTTCTATCATGCTAAAGTTTAAATTAGAAAAAACGGTTTCCTTAGCATTAGTAACTGTAATAGCTATTATGGAGATACAAAGCGACGAATTTTTAACCTTTGCGTTAATTCGTTTTTGCACGATTCTTGTTGGTGTGATTTCTGCCTTTGTTGTAAACCTTGTATTTATCCCACCAAAGTTTGAGACAAAGCTTTTTAACTCCATCCATTATACACAGGATGAAATAATAAGATGGATTCGGATTGCCTCTAGAAATGCTGGTGACCATCAATCTACCAAACAAGCTATTACGCAGCTGAAGGATAGATTAGAACGTATTGACCAAATATACTCCTTTTTCAAAGAGGAAAGAGTTTATACCAAAAAGGCTACCCATTCAAAGGGCAGAAAAGCCGTCGTTTACCGCGAGCTTATCGAAATCTCCCATAATAGCCTAGAAGTATTGAATAGATTACACCTTCATGAAAATGAACTAAATGATCTTCCTGAGCATTTTAGAATGATGATCACGGAAAGACTTGACCTGCTTTTAACTTATCATGAACAGCTCCACCTCAAGTTTATCGGCAAGCTGAAAACAGACCATACAGAGTTGCATGGTCCCGATGCATTTATCCAGAGGCAAGAGGTTATGAATATTTTTGTTCAGCAGATTGCGATAACACAAATAGATGAGGAATTTTCTACCTATCACCTGCTTCATCTAGTATCTTCTATATTAAAGTATGAGGAACAGCTGGAGCATGTCGATAGACTAATTACCTCGTATCAGAACTTTCATAGCAATGAATTAACCGTTCAAATTGAAGAAACATACTAA
- a CDS encoding D-2-hydroxyacid dehydrogenase yields MKVLFSFLPKEEQQLRLTNQFPQIDFIFQKGLNEKELETADVVVTYGEDLKAFHINCAKELKWIMVASAGLEKMPLQEIAARDILLTNVRGIHKTPMAESVLAHILSIKKSLPVVAENQRNANWSKRVPSSELLGSTALILGPGAIGGEVGRLLQAFGVRTIGCNRSGNTASYMDEMISFGSLKEVLPQADIVVSILPSTEETRGLLTYKHFQSMKESAIFMNYGRGDLVKELDLLKALENKCIAYAVLDVFEQEPLGSDHPFWRMPNVIVSPHISSHSSQYVVRALEIFSRNLVAFLKQENDMENVIDATRGY; encoded by the coding sequence ATGAAAGTACTTTTTTCTTTTTTACCAAAGGAAGAGCAACAGTTAAGGTTAACCAATCAGTTTCCACAAATAGATTTTATCTTTCAAAAAGGATTAAATGAAAAAGAGTTAGAAACTGCCGATGTTGTTGTCACATATGGAGAAGACCTTAAAGCCTTCCATATAAACTGTGCAAAAGAGCTGAAGTGGATTATGGTCGCCTCAGCTGGATTAGAAAAAATGCCTTTACAAGAAATAGCAGCTCGCGACATATTGCTAACAAATGTTAGAGGAATTCATAAGACTCCGATGGCCGAATCGGTTTTAGCTCATATTCTTTCTATAAAGAAGTCGTTGCCAGTAGTCGCAGAAAATCAACGCAATGCAAATTGGTCAAAAAGAGTTCCTTCTTCGGAGCTTTTAGGCTCGACTGCCTTAATATTAGGGCCAGGAGCAATAGGTGGAGAAGTGGGAAGATTATTGCAGGCCTTTGGGGTTAGGACAATCGGTTGTAATCGAAGTGGAAATACTGCTTCCTACATGGACGAGATGATATCTTTTGGGTCTTTAAAAGAAGTGCTACCTCAAGCAGATATAGTAGTATCTATTCTGCCAAGTACGGAGGAAACAAGAGGGCTGCTGACATATAAGCATTTTCAGTCTATGAAAGAGAGTGCTATCTTTATGAATTATGGACGTGGAGATCTAGTGAAAGAACTGGACCTATTAAAGGCACTAGAAAACAAATGCATTGCTTACGCAGTGTTAGATGTGTTCGAGCAGGAACCGTTAGGAAGTGACCATCCTTTTTGGCGTATGCCAAACGTGATTGTTTCCCCACACATTTCTAGTCATTCCTCACAATACGTAGTGAGAGCGCTTGAAATTTTCTCTAGAAATTTAGTGGCGTTTCTAAAACAAGAGAATGATATGGAGAATGTAATAGATGCTACACGAGGATACTAA
- the perR gene encoding peroxide-responsive transcriptional repressor PerR, whose protein sequence is MTEVHLRDALDTLKSTGVRITPQRHAILEFIIQSMSHPTADDIYKALESKFPSMSVATVYNNLRVFREAGLVKELTYGDNSSRFDFITNDHYHMICNSCGKIVDFHYPGLDEVEHLASHLTGYDVSSHRMEIYGTCPTCKEQATKVQ, encoded by the coding sequence ATGACGGAAGTACATTTAAGAGACGCTTTAGATACATTGAAATCAACCGGTGTACGTATAACGCCTCAACGCCATGCGATTCTGGAATTTATTATTCAATCTATGTCCCATCCCACAGCGGACGATATATATAAAGCGCTTGAAAGTAAATTTCCTAGCATGAGCGTTGCCACAGTCTATAACAACTTACGTGTGTTTAGAGAAGCTGGCCTAGTAAAGGAATTAACATATGGTGATAATTCAAGCCGTTTTGATTTTATCACAAATGATCACTACCATATGATTTGTAACTCTTGTGGTAAAATAGTTGACTTCCATTATCCAGGATTAGATGAAGTAGAGCATCTTGCCTCTCACTTGACCGGATATGATGTTAGCTCTCACCGAATGGAGATCTACGGTACGTGTCCTACTTGTAAAGAACAAGCAACTAAAGTCCAATAA
- a CDS encoding ABC transporter permease, which translates to MLHYIGKRLLQLIPVLLGMTFLVFMIIRAIPGDPAQVILGQLASKEAIESLRASLGLDNPWYVQYFDYLFGLLQGDLGESMRTVKPVATEIWPYLAATFELAFFAILIAVVIGVNAGIISAWFQNSWFDYLAMVIALIGVSMPIFWLGLMEQWIFSVELQWLPPGGRDDARDPVTAVTNLYVIDTIMNGRFDQLGDVLKHLILPSIALATIPMAIIARMTRSSMLEVMRADYVRTARAKGQKMFWVVYKHSLKNAIIPVLTVVGLQMGLLLGGAILTETIFGWPGIGRYIYDAIQYRDYPVIQSGILVVAFIFVMINLLVDILYGLIDPRIKYD; encoded by the coding sequence ATGCTTCACTATATTGGAAAGAGGCTACTACAGCTTATACCGGTATTGCTTGGTATGACTTTTTTAGTTTTTATGATTATACGTGCAATTCCTGGTGATCCAGCACAGGTTATTTTAGGACAATTAGCTTCTAAGGAGGCAATTGAGTCACTAAGAGCAAGCCTAGGCTTAGATAATCCTTGGTACGTGCAATATTTTGATTACTTATTTGGACTATTACAAGGAGATCTTGGGGAGTCGATGCGAACTGTCAAACCAGTGGCTACGGAAATATGGCCGTACCTTGCTGCTACGTTTGAGCTAGCTTTCTTCGCTATCCTAATAGCTGTTGTAATAGGAGTGAATGCAGGAATTATATCTGCATGGTTTCAAAACTCATGGTTTGATTATTTAGCGATGGTAATAGCTTTGATAGGGGTGTCCATGCCAATCTTTTGGTTAGGGCTGATGGAGCAATGGATTTTTTCTGTAGAATTACAGTGGCTTCCACCAGGTGGAAGAGACGATGCAAGAGATCCAGTTACAGCGGTTACAAATTTATATGTGATTGATACGATTATGAATGGTCGTTTTGACCAGCTTGGTGACGTGCTTAAACATTTAATATTACCTAGCATTGCTTTGGCAACAATTCCAATGGCCATTATTGCTCGTATGACAAGATCTAGTATGCTTGAAGTTATGAGAGCAGATTACGTGCGAACAGCAAGAGCTAAAGGACAAAAAATGTTTTGGGTAGTATACAAGCATTCATTGAAGAATGCTATCATCCCAGTTTTAACAGTAGTGGGGCTTCAAATGGGATTACTTTTAGGAGGCGCTATTTTAACTGAAACTATCTTTGGATGGCCAGGAATTGGTCGATACATTTATGATGCTATTCAGTATCGTGACTATCCCGTTATACAATCTGGAATATTAGTAGTTGCTTTTATATTCGTTATGATTAATTTATTGGTTGATATTCTATACGGATTAATTGATCCACGCATCAAGTATGACTAA